Proteins encoded within one genomic window of Ignavibacteria bacterium:
- the mscL gene encoding large conductance mechanosensitive channel protein MscL, translating to MLKEFKAFALKGNMVDLAIGIILGIAFGVVVQSLVKDIIMPPIGLLLGNVDFSNWFIVLKEGVTPGPYFTIDQAVKAGAVTLNIGLFINSLIGFIIVAFAVFMIVKALKKMEKEEVKAPEPVIRKCPYCFSAIDEHATRCPYCTSDLVVREMHAK from the coding sequence ATGTTAAAGGAATTCAAAGCTTTTGCTCTGAAGGGAAATATGGTTGACCTTGCCATTGGAATCATACTTGGCATTGCCTTCGGAGTTGTCGTCCAGTCGCTGGTAAAAGACATCATCATGCCGCCAATCGGACTATTGCTGGGAAATGTTGATTTTTCAAACTGGTTTATTGTCCTTAAGGAAGGCGTAACCCCGGGTCCATATTTCACAATCGATCAGGCTGTAAAAGCCGGAGCTGTAACGCTCAACATCGGGCTGTTCATCAATTCGCTGATCGGCTTCATTATTGTTGCCTTTGCGGTTTTTATGATAGTAAAGGCGTTAAAGAAGATGGAGAAAGAGGAAGTAAAGGCGCCCGAGCCTGTTATCAGGAAGTGCCCGTACTGCTTTTCTGCAATTGACGAGCATGCAACCCGCTGCCCGTATTGCACAAGCGACCTGGTAGTGAGGGAGATGCACGCAAAATAA
- a CDS encoding DUF4097 domain-containing protein, whose protein sequence is MKTLTRIMLAVLLCAFSIVSANEAEQGEFKKTLKVGKSGFLELYVSMGSIQIVPWDKNEMQIEARGIYDGDADKVKITQTGNIVKVSYEQGGHPDEVKFIISLPAQHNVRLSTSSGDIEVDGTLKGELRGSTSGGDIKLGKVDGLVALNTSGGNISSGDVVGNASFNTSGGDISVGSVAGTAQINTNGGDITVKSVGEKLSATTYGGDIQIGSIEGDGKITTYGGDIHIDNVSGSAEVNTYGGDIFLSGASGKVKASTQGGDITLSKISGPVDAQTRSGSVMLEMLSAGNDKSKVVASNGDITLYLKDDIKATVNANLRMRGWNKNNHQPFSIHSDFDAAQKPEYDDNKGEVRISLPVNGGGQQIYLETVNADINIKKLSNKKK, encoded by the coding sequence ATGAAAACTTTGACACGAATTATGCTTGCTGTCCTTCTGTGCGCATTCAGCATAGTCTCTGCAAATGAGGCCGAACAGGGGGAATTCAAAAAAACTCTCAAGGTTGGCAAAAGCGGATTTCTTGAGCTTTATGTCAGCATGGGATCAATACAGATTGTACCGTGGGATAAAAATGAAATGCAGATTGAGGCCAGGGGAATTTACGACGGCGACGCCGATAAGGTGAAGATCACGCAGACGGGCAACATTGTAAAGGTAAGTTATGAGCAGGGCGGGCATCCGGACGAGGTAAAGTTTATTATAAGCCTTCCTGCACAGCACAATGTAAGGCTCAGCACTTCAAGCGGCGATATTGAGGTTGACGGTACATTAAAAGGGGAACTCAGAGGATCAACCTCGGGCGGCGATATAAAGCTTGGTAAAGTCGACGGCCTGGTTGCGCTCAATACTTCGGGCGGCAATATAAGTTCGGGAGATGTGGTTGGCAATGCGTCGTTCAATACTTCAGGAGGCGACATATCTGTTGGCAGCGTTGCAGGCACGGCACAGATAAATACCAACGGCGGCGATATAACGGTTAAAAGCGTGGGCGAAAAACTCTCGGCTACAACTTACGGCGGAGATATCCAGATAGGCTCAATTGAAGGCGACGGCAAAATTACAACCTACGGCGGCGACATACATATTGATAACGTTTCAGGCAGTGCGGAAGTCAATACCTACGGCGGCGACATATTCCTAAGCGGCGCAAGCGGAAAAGTAAAAGCTTCTACACAGGGCGGGGACATAACACTCAGTAAAATATCGGGACCCGTGGATGCACAGACCAGAAGCGGATCCGTTATGCTTGAAATGTTATCAGCAGGGAACGATAAAAGCAAGGTTGTGGCATCCAACGGCGACATAACGCTTTATCTTAAAGACGATATTAAAGCTACCGTTAATGCCAATCTGCGCATGAGGGGCTGGAATAAAAACAATCATCAGCCTTTCAGCATACATTCAGATTTTGATGCAGCGCAGAAGCCGGAATATGATGATAATAAGGGAGAGGTCAGAATCAGCCTCCCGGTCAATGGCGGCGGGCAGCAGATCTATCTCGAAACCGTGAACGCCGACATTAATATCAAAAAGCTGAGCAATAAAAAGAAGTAG
- a CDS encoding sigma-70 family RNA polymerase sigma factor, translating to MMNQEENLLIKEAQNGNMQAFETLVARYDRHVLAIAQQYRHSREDAKDIYQEVFLRVYRGLKNFEGNSAFSTWLFRITVNVCFTYKARNKKMQFASIDQGFDMDDDSKDLRLSDTLEGGPSADQDLMDEEIKKNVNGALESLPPQQKMVFTLKHLQDMKISEIAKIMNCGEGTVKKYLFTATRKMRDKLKDFIE from the coding sequence GTGATGAATCAGGAAGAAAACCTTTTAATTAAAGAAGCCCAAAACGGCAATATGCAGGCGTTCGAAACGCTTGTGGCGCGCTACGACCGCCATGTGCTTGCTATCGCTCAGCAGTACCGCCACAGCCGCGAGGATGCTAAGGATATCTACCAGGAGGTCTTCCTGAGGGTCTACAGGGGTCTAAAAAATTTTGAAGGAAACAGCGCTTTTTCCACGTGGCTTTTCAGAATTACTGTTAATGTATGCTTTACGTATAAGGCACGGAATAAAAAGATGCAGTTTGCTTCAATCGACCAGGGTTTTGATATGGATGACGATTCTAAGGATCTCAGGCTTTCCGACACTCTTGAAGGAGGCCCTTCAGCCGATCAGGACCTTATGGACGAGGAAATTAAAAAAAATGTTAACGGGGCGCTCGAAAGCCTCCCGCCGCAGCAGAAGATGGTTTTTACGCTTAAACACCTGCAGGACATGAAAATAAGCGAAATTGCCAAGATTATGAACTGCGGCGAGGGCACGGTTAAAAAATATCTTTTTACTGCAACCAGGAAAATGCGAGATAAACTGAAAGATTTTATTGAGTAA
- a CDS encoding cobalamin-binding protein — translation MKLKLVCIFIFASFWALSCGKNAENPQKSANPVKDDLGEVVPFNEPPQKIISLAPNLTEMIYSLGLGSRLVGNTLYCTYPPEARNVTKVGDMLTIDFEKIISLKPDLILITVEGNAKDSYIKLKNLGLKVFVSNPRNFDGIKKTYSDLGRIFMKTHQADSSINFWQAQFDSVRQAANRLPHPQALFFVGFNPIMVAGENTFVNELMTSAGLSNIAGDSPQNYPVYSREEILKRNPDYMIMTGTSMSGSFKKESEMIKNSYPEWKSLNAVRNNDILVVDPDLYLRPGPRFIQALKDLFFKIHPHPQEAGKYLHP, via the coding sequence ATGAAGTTAAAGCTTGTCTGTATATTCATTTTTGCCTCGTTTTGGGCGCTTTCCTGCGGGAAAAATGCCGAAAATCCGCAGAAATCCGCTAATCCCGTTAAGGACGACCTGGGTGAGGTGGTGCCTTTTAATGAGCCGCCTCAGAAAATTATATCCCTGGCTCCTAATCTTACTGAGATGATCTATTCGCTGGGACTTGGGTCCCGTCTTGTGGGCAATACGCTCTACTGCACTTACCCCCCCGAGGCACGGAATGTTACCAAGGTGGGCGATATGCTTACTATTGATTTTGAGAAAATTATAAGCCTTAAACCCGACCTCATCTTAATCACTGTGGAGGGGAACGCTAAGGATAGCTATATTAAGCTTAAAAATCTGGGACTTAAGGTTTTTGTCTCTAATCCCCGCAATTTCGACGGGATTAAAAAGACTTATTCCGATCTGGGCAGAATTTTCATGAAAACACACCAGGCCGACAGCTCTATAAACTTCTGGCAGGCACAGTTTGATTCCGTCAGACAGGCAGCCAACAGGCTTCCGCACCCGCAGGCGCTTTTCTTTGTGGGATTTAACCCTATAATGGTGGCCGGGGAAAATACTTTTGTTAATGAACTGATGACTTCGGCGGGACTTTCTAATATTGCGGGCGACTCGCCTCAGAATTATCCCGTCTACAGCCGCGAGGAAATATTAAAAAGAAATCCCGACTATATGATTATGACCGGAACCAGCATGTCAGGCTCTTTTAAGAAGGAATCTGAAATGATTAAAAACAGCTACCCCGAATGGAAATCGCTCAATGCGGTAAGAAATAATGACATTCTTGTTGTGGACCCTGACCTTTATCTAAGGCCGGGACCAAGATTTATTCAGGCTCTTAAGGATCTCTTCTTTAAGATTCATCCTCATCCTCAGGAGGCGGGAAAATATCTTCATCCTTAG
- a CDS encoding HAD-IA family hydrolase, protein MIKNLIFDLSEVIINGILGVEKALPESLGITQPQVADTFWGKEFERLLLGEIDEDSYVSYVINSTKWNIRPEELKKAIRLNFHTEIDGVIPLLQDLAKSYKLYLLSDHSKEWVEYIKTVHPFLEIFEKTAYSYELKMVKKNPAVFPELLRQLGLKAEECLFIDDHQRNVDNARLAGIDGIRFLNANQLREELGKKNIIF, encoded by the coding sequence ATGATTAAAAATCTCATCTTTGACCTGTCTGAAGTAATAATTAATGGAATTCTTGGGGTGGAAAAAGCATTGCCCGAAAGCCTGGGTATTACACAGCCTCAGGTGGCCGATACTTTCTGGGGAAAGGAGTTTGAAAGGCTCCTTTTAGGCGAAATTGACGAGGATTCATACGTCAGCTACGTAATTAACAGCACTAAATGGAATATACGTCCCGAGGAGCTTAAAAAAGCCATACGCCTTAATTTTCATACTGAAATTGACGGGGTTATACCTCTTCTGCAGGACCTGGCAAAAAGCTATAAGCTTTATCTTCTTTCCGATCATTCAAAGGAATGGGTTGAATACATAAAAACTGTGCACCCTTTTCTTGAAATTTTTGAAAAGACAGCGTATTCCTATGAGCTTAAGATGGTTAAAAAGAACCCGGCGGTTTTCCCGGAGCTTTTAAGGCAGCTTGGACTTAAGGCAGAGGAATGCCTCTTTATAGACGACCACCAGCGCAACGTGGATAACGCGCGACTGGCGGGCATTGACGGCATACGATTCCTTAATGCCAATCAGCTCAGGGAGGAACTCGGAAAAAAGAATATTATTTTCTGA
- a CDS encoding M3 family metallopeptidase, with protein sequence MKFTLLALICSTMFIGSTMAQEKNPFFSEYKTPFQVPPFDKIKEEHYLPAFKEGIKQQQKEIKAIINNKKEPTFENTILALERSGELLTKVGNVYYNAMNTQITDNIQKISREVTPLMAKNSDDINLNEKLFQRVKAVYDKKDKLKLNAEQMKLLEKTYKDFVRGGANLAGEKKEEFRKINTELSMLSLKFGENVLKENNTFELVLDKKEDLAGLPESVIAMAADAAKKRGHEGKWVFTLHVPSITPFLQYSDRRDLREKIYKAYINKGNNNNELDNKAILSKIASLRVKRANLLGFKTHADYVLDENMAKTPDKVYELLNKLWTPALERAKMEAADLQKMAEKDGQTFKIAAWDWWYYAEKLRKEKYDLDDETLRPYFKLDNVRQGAFDVAHKLYGITFTERKDLPVYNKDVKAFEVKEADGSHVGILYVDYFPRNDKRSGAWMNGYRDESKDGKKITPIVVNAFNFTAPAGDKPALLTFEEVSTLFHEFGHALHGLLANTTYKSLSGTAVARDFVELPSQIMENWAGEPEVIKSFAKHYQTGETIPDALLEKIKNTSLFNQGFMTVEYLAASLLDMDWHTIADTNEVDAKQFEDNTAKKLGLIPEIAFRYRSPYFSHIFNGGYSSGYYSYIWAEVLDSDAFEAFKEKGLFDQATAKAFRDNVLSKGATEEPMVLYKRFRGQDPSIEPLLKKRGLVTDKTQVGSK encoded by the coding sequence ATGAAATTTACTCTTCTAGCACTCATTTGCTCAACTATGTTTATAGGAAGCACAATGGCACAGGAGAAAAATCCTTTTTTTTCGGAGTATAAAACTCCGTTCCAGGTTCCTCCTTTCGATAAAATAAAGGAAGAACACTATCTGCCTGCCTTTAAGGAAGGCATTAAACAGCAGCAGAAGGAAATTAAGGCTATTATTAACAACAAAAAAGAGCCTACTTTCGAAAATACTATTCTCGCCCTCGAAAGAAGCGGCGAACTGCTTACAAAAGTGGGCAACGTTTACTATAACGCCATGAATACACAGATCACCGATAACATCCAGAAGATCTCAAGGGAAGTTACCCCCCTTATGGCAAAGAACAGCGACGACATTAACCTCAACGAAAAACTCTTCCAGAGGGTTAAAGCCGTATACGATAAAAAAGATAAACTGAAACTTAACGCCGAACAGATGAAGCTCCTTGAAAAAACTTATAAGGATTTTGTAAGAGGCGGCGCTAACCTGGCCGGAGAGAAAAAAGAAGAGTTCAGAAAGATCAATACCGAACTTTCTATGCTTTCACTTAAGTTCGGCGAGAACGTCCTGAAGGAAAATAACACTTTTGAACTGGTGCTCGATAAAAAAGAGGACTTGGCAGGACTCCCTGAATCAGTTATAGCCATGGCAGCCGACGCCGCTAAAAAACGCGGACATGAGGGCAAATGGGTCTTTACTCTCCACGTTCCAAGCATTACACCGTTCCTTCAGTATTCCGACAGGCGCGACCTGAGAGAAAAGATCTATAAGGCTTATATCAATAAAGGCAATAATAATAACGAGCTGGATAATAAAGCAATCCTCTCTAAAATTGCTTCCCTCAGGGTAAAAAGGGCTAACCTCCTGGGCTTTAAGACACACGCCGATTACGTGCTGGATGAAAATATGGCCAAGACTCCCGATAAGGTTTATGAACTCTTAAATAAGCTCTGGACACCGGCGCTTGAACGCGCAAAGATGGAAGCCGCGGACCTGCAGAAAATGGCCGAAAAAGACGGTCAGACTTTCAAGATTGCCGCATGGGACTGGTGGTATTATGCCGAGAAGTTAAGAAAAGAAAAATATGACCTGGATGACGAAACCTTAAGGCCTTACTTCAAGCTCGATAACGTGCGCCAGGGCGCTTTTGATGTGGCCCATAAGTTATACGGCATTACATTTACCGAAAGAAAAGACCTGCCCGTTTATAATAAAGACGTAAAAGCCTTTGAGGTTAAGGAAGCAGACGGAAGCCACGTTGGTATTCTTTACGTGGATTATTTCCCCAGAAACGACAAACGCTCGGGCGCATGGATGAACGGCTACCGCGATGAATCCAAAGACGGAAAGAAAATTACTCCGATTGTAGTTAACGCCTTTAACTTTACGGCTCCCGCAGGCGATAAGCCCGCGCTTCTTACGTTTGAAGAGGTTTCAACTCTCTTCCATGAATTCGGTCACGCACTGCACGGACTCCTTGCCAACACAACCTATAAGTCGCTTTCAGGCACCGCGGTGGCAAGGGACTTTGTTGAACTCCCGTCGCAGATAATGGAAAACTGGGCAGGTGAACCCGAAGTGATTAAGTCATTTGCAAAGCACTACCAGACCGGCGAGACAATTCCCGACGCACTGCTGGAGAAGATAAAAAATACAAGCCTCTTCAACCAGGGCTTTATGACGGTTGAATACCTGGCCGCTTCACTTCTTGATATGGACTGGCACACTATAGCAGATACAAATGAAGTTGACGCAAAGCAGTTTGAGGACAATACGGCTAAAAAGTTAGGACTCATTCCCGAGATCGCCTTCAGGTACAGAAGTCCATACTTCTCGCACATATTTAACGGCGGATATTCATCAGGATATTACAGCTACATATGGGCTGAAGTGCTTGACAGCGATGCATTTGAAGCATTCAAGGAAAAGGGGCTTTTTGACCAGGCAACCGCAAAGGCATTCAGGGACAACGTCCTTTCAAAGGGTGCAACCGAAGAGCCGATGGTTCTCTACAAGCGTTTCCGCGGTCAGGACCCGTCAATCGAACCCCTCCTCAAGAAAAGAGGACTGGTAACAGACAAGACACAGGTGGGGAGCAAATAG